Within the Rosa rugosa chromosome 2, drRosRugo1.1, whole genome shotgun sequence genome, the region TACCCTAGCAGGCACTCTCTTAACTCCCCGCTCGTGCCCTAGTGGCACTCGGGACTATACTCTTACAAACCTGCCCATCTGGAACTCTACCAATTCTCCAATGATCGCAATGTATTTCTAATGATCTTCATGAATCCTCCAGTGATCGCCATATATTCTCTAATGATATTCTCCAATGATCGTCATGTATTCTCAGACGACCGCCACATCTTCTCCAATAATCGCCATGCATTCACCCACGATCGCTATGTATTCTGTCACTGCCTTTGGCAATTTTCAATGAAATTGGCTCAATATCGCCATTTCTTATCTCTCTCCATCAAAATATCGCTAAAGGCAAGGGCACGCTGTATAACAATCCCAAACTATTGCCTAACGCATAACCAAACCGCAATGGCTCAAATCAATAATATCGCTAATGGCTGGTTGTGCTGATATAGCACTGTAAGTGCTATCACTTGCAAACTCTTGTATTGCCAATGCGATCAATGTGAAATGCTTCAATGCGATCACAATGCAATGTTTAAATGCGATCACAATGCAATGGTTAAATGCGATCACAATGAAATGCTTCAATGCGATTAATGTGAAATGCTTAAATGCGATCACAATGAAATGCCTAAATGAAAGGCGAGCAAGGCGAAATGCCTAAATGAAAGGCGATTGAGGCGAAATGCCAAAATGAAATGTCTAAATGCGATCAAAATGAAATAGCTACAAGCATGGTTGTGGTCACATAGCCTAGCACCATCCTAGAAACCACTTAATATCGCCACAAGCATGATCACGACACGCTCTCCTTTATACGTGATATCGCGATGTGTTATCTCTCCATTATATGATATCGGTATGAGTTATCTTTCTCCAACACACGGTATCGCCATATTTTCTCCCTATTACATGATATCGCCATGTTTTATTTCTCCATTACATGATACGGTATCGCCATGTCTTCTCTCCATTATACAATATCGCTATATCTCATCTTTATCCATTATATGATTGCATGTCACCACATGAAAAACAAAAGGCTGTGCCAAGCTTAATAACAGCGATATCACCACATACATTCCAGCCACTATAGGCTACATTCATTATAGCTATTATCGGCTTCACGCCAAAATTATTATATCGCTATATGTAAAAGTGGGCTGACATAGCCAAGGTTATCCCAGCAGACACCAAGTGTACCCAGTACACCTTATAGCGAGCAACACCTAACGCCACATGCTAGCGGACCCTGGTCCAAACTCTGTTACTGAGGGAATCGAGGGACTGGTTACCCCAAGGAATACACTCTCGCCAAATGTCCAATGAAAGCTTGCGCCGTTTTTACTTGGAAAATGAAATCACCACCCCAGTCAAGACTCCTCTTAGCTGGGGACTTGGGGACTGGGGGTAATGGTTGTATAGAAGCCACGTGGCAATGATACTCGCCTTGCACTTCTGATACTTTTACCATGgacaaactccccacccaagagaactcttgaccggagacttgggggacttgttggtaGATACCTCTCAGacacaagtatcggaagcacaaggctcACTGGCCTCGTGAAACAACGCCAATAATTCCCATAAATGATGCCTATACCATATACTTGTGGTATCGGGTAGGCCACACctagtcccacattggaaacaaaGGGGTGACAAGCCTATCcccacactataaatacatgtctCTCACTCATTCAAGGTAAGCCACCACTCTCCATTTACTCATACCTAGTCTACATTCTTATATgtatctgacttaggcatcggagggtcgAAGGCCGGCTAGCCCGGTTTTCCCTTTGACCTCTGTTCATGGTTGACAGGTATCGGATCTCGGAGATGGAAGCTCTCACCACCACCCGGTTTCTCACCAAAAACAACCTAAAAACTAACAACAACTCAATTAGCAACACTTAGGCAAATATGGGTAACCAAATCGTAGCAACAATTCAAAAGATAATGAAATTGATCCAAATTTTCACAATAATCCAATTAACCATAACTTCGCAACCTATAAACTAGAAAGAAATAACAACAACATATCCTAGGAAAACTCTAAATTTTCAAGCTAGGGTTCTAGTTATGGTGTCCAACACAAAGATGGTCAAATTCAAGCAAATTGATACCAGAGTCTAACAACTCATAATTCAAATAACCTAAAATGGAATACTAAAGCAACATCTACAACAAAAACACAACAAGAACAAGAATTTGATTAAGGAGAACAACTTCATTTCTCTTGGAAAGAACTCAAAAACTTCGCCATAAATCCAAAATCAccaagaaaacaagagaatcaagCAGAAATACTTATAAACCAAGAAAATTTCAATGAATTTGGGTTAGGAATGAAGGATTTTAGCTATGAGAGTTCTAGGGCTCCTAGAAGAGAGAAATAAGAAgtgaaaaaaggaagaaaattaagggaaaaacttgggaagaagagagagaaaagagagtttAAGAACTAAATTTTTCACCCAACGGGTCAGGTCATTGGCGAACCGGATTTCGGCCAGTCAAGTTTGGTTGCATTTTGGGGTCAGAAGCTCAAATGATCAATCAAAACTATGTTTCGACTAGTCGATCCTCTCTGCGAGATAATaacataattataaaaaaaaaaaaaaaaaaaacataaatatagGGTATTCAACTTGTCGAAAATTAACATAGAACcaaaaatttcaataaataaaaacaacaaaaaaaaataatcaagtAACTATACTAACACAAATTTTTACATAAACATATTGAAATGTAAGATTGAAATTTAGAAAAGCTCTCCCTTGAAAATCATGAACTTTACTCAAGGCACCAAAAATCAACAACAAACAATGCTTCAAGGCCTTGCCATCCAAGCTAATCATCAATGGTGTTACTTCTTCAATAATGGTTCCAAgggttttcttccttcttcactAACATCATAAGTATGACCAGGGTTCTAAAAAAAGggctaggcggccgcctaggcgctaggcgccTCCTTGCCGTTCTGATTTTAGCCTAGTCGAGTGAGCTAGGCGGTGAGGAGAAaatcggccgcctaggcggcctagGCGGTGTTGGGCGGCCCTGGGCGGTCCTGGGCGGGATCTGGGCGGTCGGCAATTAGTCGGTTTtgcccctctttttttttttttttttgtagactTAAAGACATTTTCGTAATTTGGCCAAACTCCCAATTCCCAAATCGAAGATAAGGTTCTGAGCCTCTGAGGGTCGACGTTTTGAACCCAAAAATTCCCAAATCGAAGCAAAAAGCTCCGGTCTCTTTCTCTCAgtctctctgcctctctctgCGGTCTGGCCGCACTATTATCAGCTGCTCAAGTGCTCAGCCTCTCTCGGAGTCGCCGATGACCACGATTTTCTGGTAAGTTGAATTTCTAGGTTTTAGAACATTTCTGGGTTTTAATCGAATTCGGAATTTctgaatttctgggtttcacTTTCAGCTTCTTCGACTCCTCCAGTCCTCCTCAAGCTGTCAAGCCACTCAAGCAGCAATTCTTCAAGACACTggttcgatttctgggttcttCAAGACAGTGATCCACTCggttcgatttctgggttcTGCAACTCGGTGAGTCTTTTGTTTAGTTGCTGGGTATTGCTAATTTTCTGGGTATTGTATCATTGTATGTATCAATGAAACTCTTGTTTTGAACTTTGGACTCGTGTTTGAGACTTTGAGGCTTCAAGCTCACTTTCTCTGCCTGTTTCTCATGGTTTCCGTTTCTGGAATCTGGATTGATTGATTGACAATCGTTGTCTTGTTGTCTTGTTGAGTTGTTGATGACATTAAGTTTGAATGTTTgattgtttgaactttgaagcttCTGTCATTTATTTTGGAATGTCCTGTTTTGGTCAGTTTCTTGTTCTTTGATTGTTGACATTAAGTTTGGATTGTTCTGTTTTGCTTAATTGAATATTTGGCCATTTTGGATGGAAGTCATGGGATTTGAATCATTTGATTAATTGAATTTGGCCTCTGTGAGACTGTGACAGGTTGTATGCATTAAATTTAATTATGCTTTGTGACTCTGTTAGTCTGTTATGGAATACTTTTTTAATTATGGTTTGTGACTCTGTTATGGAATGGCAGGAATGCTCAGGTTGTATACTCTGTTAAATTTAATTATGGTTGTTGAATGTTGAatactttatttatttatttagggCAATGGCAGGTACTACATCTTCCTCGGCATCTAATGCAATGTCGGAGATGGGTTCATCATTGAAGCGTGGTTCAGGTGATATTGGATGGGAATATGCGGAGTTGGCGGATGCTTCAAACTTGGATAGGTTGAAGTGTAAGTTGTGTGGGAAATTAGTGAGTGGTGGGATATATCGAATGAAACAACATATTGCCCACATCAAGGGAAATGTGGCTCCTTGTAAAAAGTCTTCGGATGAGGATAAAGCTAAATGCAAGAATGCTATTGAAGAGGCAAAGTCTACGAAGAAACAAAAGAGTAAACATGAAGTAGAAataaggcaagaagtcattattgaaggagatgaagaCAATGAAGCGAGTCAAGGGACAAGAAGAATGCCGCATACTCTTGGGCCTATGGACCATTTTGCATCCCCCATCGATCCGGATTCTTCATTGGATGGAAGTAGGAAGATGAGACAACAAAATATCAATGATGCACTTTTCAAGCAAAGAACACATAGTGTGCATCAATACTTGGCTAGATGGGTGTATGAAGCCGGGATTCCTTTTCATGCTATTGATAGTGATAGCTTCAAGAGGTTTGTCGAAGCGGTTGGTCAATTTGGCCCGGGTTACCGACCTCCAAGCCAATATCAATTAAGGGAGCCACTATTGAAGGAAGAGGTAGATAGAACTAAAAGTTCATTgaagaagcaagaagaagagtGGGCTTTGAATGGTTGCTCTATTATGACCGATGCTTGGAGTGACCGGAAAAGAAGAAGCATCATGAATTTGTGTGTCAATTGTGCGGAAGGCACAACTTTTCTCTCTTCTAAGGAAGCATCGGATGAGGCACACACCGGGACATatatttttgaatatgtggACAAGTGCATTGAAGAAATTGGGCCACAAAATGTGGTTCAAGTGGTGACGGACAATGCTTCAAATAATATGGCGGCGGGAGATTTGATGAAGTTGAAGAGGCCAAACATATTTTGGACTTCATGTGCAACTCACACCTTCAATCTTATGCTTCAAGGAATTGGCAACCAACCTAGATTCAAAGGGGTCATTGAGAAGGCAAAGAGCTTCACCATCTATATTTATGCACATCACAAGACTTTGGCATTGATGAGGAAGTTTACAAAGAAAAGAGATATAGTGAGGCCGGGAGTCACTAGATTTGCAACCACCTTCCTCACTTTGCAAAGCttgatggagaagaagaatgagtTGAGAGCTATGATCACTAGTGATGAATGGAATGCAAGCAAGCATGCAAAGAGTGTAAAGGGGAAGACGGCGGTGAATATTGCTTTGAGTGCTTCTTTTTGGAATGGGGTAAGTCTTTGCTTGAAGGTGTTTGCCCCTTTAGTCAAGGTGCTTCGCCTTGTTGATGGGGATAGAAAGCCATCAATGGGCTTTGTGTACGGAGAACTACTTAGAGCCAAAGAGGAGATTAAAATGGCATTCAAAGATCAAGAAGCTCACTATCGTCCAATCCTTGATATTGTTGATAGAAAAGCCCGTGGTCGGCTTGATAGTCCATTGCATTTAGCGGGTTACCTCTTGAACCCTTACTACACATATGCCAATTCAAGCATTGAGAATGATAATGTGGTCATGGATGGGTTCTTCACTTGTGTTGAGGTATTCTTTCCCGATGACATTCAAACTCAAAGTTTGGTGACAAATGTAGAATTGCACAAGTATTTGAAGAAAGAGGGTGGATTTGGAAGAAGTTTGGCTAAGCCGGGATGCGCACAAAATGATGACAATTATAATCCGGGTAAGAATTAAGAAATACCaacttatttttttatatagccaattgttattgttttgcttgttttgctttTGGAGTTTGGCTAATTCATGATTGTTGTtgctttgtttatgttttttttttagttttgtggTGGAATATTTATGGTAACCTTGTACCAAAATTGCAAAGTATGGCTAAAAGGATACTTGCATTGACCACAAGCTCATCCGGATGTGAGAGAAATTGGAGCACTTTTGAGGGGGTAAGTACTTATTTAGTTATGCATTTTTGTAAGTTTATAAGCAAGTAGTAATGTAGTTTACTAATTATTTAGAAACTCATGAtatactaattttttttctttttgtagatCCATACAAAGAAAAGGAATAGACTAGATACAACGAGGTTAAACAATTTAGTCTATGTCCAATTCAATGCCAAGATTCTCAACAAGAAGAGAAGAATGAAAGAGAGGAATGTGGATGTATTACTAGCATGTGAAGCTACTATGGCCCAAGGATGGATTGTGGATGGTGGTGATGAAGATGTAGATTCCGATCTTACTAGTGATGTAGTTGGAGAGGGATCAGGATTGGGAGTGGATAGTAGCTTAGAGCCTAGGAGAAGTAGTAGAATTCAAGAAATTAGAGAACTTCATGAGGATGATTTTGTATcggatgaagaggaagaagatgagatgaCTTTTGAGTTTGATTCCGATGAGGAGGGAGTACTAGAGGGatatggagaagaagaatttgagGATTAGGCTTGGAAGAATCaaatttgcaatttttttttaatttcaaagaACTCATTATCTCATTTTTGTAGAACATTTTATCTATATTTTGAGTATTTTAACTATTTTCAAACATTATAATaccttttatatttttatttatataattatatgttataaaaataaaattaaaatttaaaaaaaaaaaaacgcctaggcccctaggcgctaggccCCGGCcttccgcccgactagcgcctagcgttttttagaaccttgagtATGACTAGCTCGCAAATATGGCTTCAACCTATATCCATTGACCTTGAATGTGCTCTCATCACTTGGATTCTTGATCTCAATAGCACCATGGGGAAACACTTGCATAACTTCAAATGGGTCACTCATCCTTGATCTGTGCTTTCTAGGAAACAATCTAAGCCTTGAATTGTATAGAATTACAAGCTGTCCAACATGGGGATCATTCTCCGTCAACTTCTTGTCATGGTAAAGCTTGCTTATCTCCTTTACAACTTAGCGTTTTTATAAGCCTCCATCCATATTTCATTAAGCTCACATAAATCAAGCTCCCGCTTTATCAAGatcaaaattgagatttttgaCTGCCCAACTTGCTTTGCGCTTCAATTCAACCAGTAAGTGATATGTTTTACCATATACTAACCGGTAAGGTGACATACCAAGTGGAGTCATGTAAGTGGCTCGATAAGCCCATAGTGTATCTCCAAGTTTGGAGCTCCAATCTTTCCTTGTACCCCCCACAACTTTCTCAAGGGTGCTTTTGATTTCTCAATTTGAGATTTCAACTTGACCATTTATTTGTGGATGGTATGGAGTGTCAACTTGTGCTTGGTGTCATACTTCTTGCATAGGGTTTTTAAGAGCTTTTTGATTAAGTGGGATCATCCATGACTTATAATGGCTGTTGGAGTGCCCAATACATTTGAAAGATGTTCTCCTTGAAGAACTTGAGCACAACGGTATAACAATTCATGGCACTTGCAATTGCTTCTACCCACTTGAAAACATAATCAACTCTGTTGGTATACATATACCTCCCAGGCAAAAGTACCGGAAGCACAAGGCTTGTCTAGCCATCATAAAGTAAGGAAAGAGCTCCTAGCTGAGGGTCCCGATACCCCTTGGGGCGATATCGGGAACCCCAAACGTCCCACACCGAAGGGAATGAAACCAATCTCCCACAAATCTGCTACATCAAGGTCATCTCCAACGATTGAAAGAGGTAattgtttactatcgctttccattatcattatcttataacgatattgacttaggcatcggagcgttgaaggccggcacacccggtcttccctctgacctttgttTGTCTTACAGATAAGCGAAACCGATAGCGATAGTAGCAGATCGAGACATCCCGTGATTTAGCTGGATCAGACCCTTTTCGAGACAGCTGAAACATTTGGAGCTAGAAGGCGTCCCCTCACTCCTTACTGGCAGAATGACACACTGCTAATGGCTACCAGCACTCACGATACTAATAATGACGATCAGCCCCACGAGGTAGCGACCCGCGAGGTCCAACCCACGCTTGAATTCTTGAGCCCGAATATCGAGACGCGTTCAGTCATAACGACATATGCAACCACCACACTAGAGATAGCGATGCGTGACCTCAACAACCGCACAAGCTGAAACCGAGCACGCGGCGGCCGCTGCAGCTCGCCGAGAGATTGAGAACATGACAAACCAGAATCGTATCCTCCGAGAGGCACTCCAGCGGCGAGTCGCGAACAATGAGGCATTAGACAGGGCCCGTCAGCACGAGATCCCGATACCGACCATTGGTGGCGTCCTGACACCTGGGGCCGTCCTCACCACGGTCCCGGGCACCGGCCTCGCTGGCACATTTGTGCCGCCAACAGCAGAAGCTTCTGGAAGCCTCGCGAGTCCCACTCCAGGTAGCACCAGCACAGGACCACAAGTTATTTATCTGAACTCCAGTCTttttcccaatcagctcggcACAGCGCCGCCACCACAGCTCGTACCCGATATAGCAGGAGTGTCGAGCACAAACACAGCTGCAACCGCCAATatatagacctgtaaatggaccggattttgatccggacccgctccggATCCGTGGCTATTGGACGAGTTTGGATCAaaaattttgatccgttgatccgttaatgatccgaatccgttaacccgtttatttaacggatcaaatacggatataggtcgatccgatccgttaatgatccggcccgttttcgtaataataaaatattattttttattaatatattattttaaaaaaatatataaaatataaaatattttatatttctaatacaaattttttgcagaaatctaagggatAGTTTATCACCCAACATTCCAAGAaacattaagaattttgataatgtaattctacttttggtgatacttttcatgttgttttaatattttattaatatcttatgaggtatcatgatataaatttaatattactatttaaaatttccTAATTATAAAtgggtcggattagcggatcgggtatccgttaatccggcggatatggatttggatcgagctatcaatgatccgccgggttaacggagcgggtttggatcaaatttttttttaagtaaacggattcggatttaggtcgatccgatccaaatctgatccatttacaggtctaccaATATAACTCCACCCGACCCCAACACCCGGTTGCTACTACAGATGAGCGAGACCATCGCCGCCCTGCAGGCGCGAATCGAG harbors:
- the LOC133733211 gene encoding uncharacterized protein LOC133733211 isoform X1, producing MAGTTSSSASNAMSEMGSSLKRGSGDIGWEYAELADASNLDRLKCKLCGKLVSGGIYRMKQHIAHIKGNVAPCKKSSDEDKAKCKNAIEEAKSTKKQKSKHEVEIRQEVIIEGDEDNEASQGTRRMPHTLGPMDHFASPIDPDSSLDGSRKMRQQNINDALFKQRTHSVHQYLARWVYEAGIPFHAIDSDSFKRFVEAVGQFGPGYRPPSQYQLREPLLKEEVDRTKSSLKKQEEEWALNGCSIMTDAWSDRKRRSIMNLCVNCAEGTTFLSSKEASDEAHTGTYIFEYVDKCIEEIGPQNVVQVVTDNASNNMAAGDLMKLKRPNIFWTSCATHTFNLMLQGIGNQPRFKGVIEKAKSFTIYIYAHHKTLALMRKFTKKRDIVRPGVTRFATTFLTLQSLMEKKNELRAMITSDEWNASKHAKSVKGKTAVNIALSASFWNGVSLCLKVFAPLVKVLRLVDGDRKPSMGFVYGELLRAKEEIKMAFKDQEAHYRPILDIVDRKARGRLDSPLHLAGYLLNPYYTYANSSIENDNVVMDGFFTCVEVFFPDDIQTQSLVTNVELHKYLKKEGGFGRSLAKPGCAQNDDNYNPVLWWNIYGNLVPKLQSMAKRILALTTSSSGCERNWSTFEGIHTKKRNRLDTTRLNNLVYVQFNAKILNKKRRMKERNVDVLLACEATMAQGWIVDGGDEDVDSDLTSDVVGEGSGLGVDSSLEPRRSSRIQEIRELHEDDFVSDEEEEDEMTFEFDSDEEGVLEGYGEEEFED
- the LOC133733211 gene encoding uncharacterized protein LOC133733211 isoform X2, which encodes MSEMGSSLKRGSGDIGWEYAELADASNLDRLKCKLCGKLVSGGIYRMKQHIAHIKGNVAPCKKSSDEDKAKCKNAIEEAKSTKKQKSKHEVEIRQEVIIEGDEDNEASQGTRRMPHTLGPMDHFASPIDPDSSLDGSRKMRQQNINDALFKQRTHSVHQYLARWVYEAGIPFHAIDSDSFKRFVEAVGQFGPGYRPPSQYQLREPLLKEEVDRTKSSLKKQEEEWALNGCSIMTDAWSDRKRRSIMNLCVNCAEGTTFLSSKEASDEAHTGTYIFEYVDKCIEEIGPQNVVQVVTDNASNNMAAGDLMKLKRPNIFWTSCATHTFNLMLQGIGNQPRFKGVIEKAKSFTIYIYAHHKTLALMRKFTKKRDIVRPGVTRFATTFLTLQSLMEKKNELRAMITSDEWNASKHAKSVKGKTAVNIALSASFWNGVSLCLKVFAPLVKVLRLVDGDRKPSMGFVYGELLRAKEEIKMAFKDQEAHYRPILDIVDRKARGRLDSPLHLAGYLLNPYYTYANSSIENDNVVMDGFFTCVEVFFPDDIQTQSLVTNVELHKYLKKEGGFGRSLAKPGCAQNDDNYNPVLWWNIYGNLVPKLQSMAKRILALTTSSSGCERNWSTFEGIHTKKRNRLDTTRLNNLVYVQFNAKILNKKRRMKERNVDVLLACEATMAQGWIVDGGDEDVDSDLTSDVVGEGSGLGVDSSLEPRRSSRIQEIRELHEDDFVSDEEEEDEMTFEFDSDEEGVLEGYGEEEFED